A single window of Polaribacter sp. SA4-10 DNA harbors:
- a CDS encoding glutamine--tRNA ligase/YqeY domain fusion protein, with product MSEEKKSLNFLEQIIEEDLANGMPKENLRFRFPPEPNGYLHIGHTKAIGISFGLGERYNAPVNLRFDDTNPAKEEQEYVDAIKDDISWLGYKWANELYSSDYFQQLYDWAILLIKDGKAYVDSQSSEEMRAQKGTPTQVGTNSPFRNRAVEENLELFQGMKDGKFKEGEHTLRAKIDMASDNMLLRDPLMYRVMYKEHHRTGNDWCIYPMYDWTHGESDYLEQISHSLCSLEFKPHRDLYNWFRDNVYEYSKSEFPNPPKQREFSRLNLSYTIMSKRKLLTLVEKNIVSGWDDPRMPTISGLRRRGYTPNAIKSFIETVGVSKRENVIDVALLEFKIREDLNNTAKRVMAVLDPVKVIIDNYPEGKEEMLIANYNDYEEGFGSREVPFSREVYIEREDFREEANKKFFRLKLGKEVRLKNAYFITATSCEKDENGEITVIHCTYDPLTKSGMDTEESKRKVKGTLHWVSAKHAVKAEVRAYDRLFLDEAPDAHKDKDYMEFINPNSLEIITAFVEPSLQTAKIGERFQFQRLGYFNVDDDATSDNLVFNKTVGLRDSWGGK from the coding sequence ATGTCTGAAGAGAAAAAATCGCTCAATTTTTTAGAGCAAATTATTGAAGAAGATTTGGCAAATGGAATGCCAAAAGAAAATTTACGTTTTCGTTTTCCGCCAGAACCTAATGGTTACTTGCATATTGGACATACTAAAGCAATTGGAATTAGTTTTGGTTTGGGTGAAAGATACAACGCGCCAGTAAACTTACGTTTTGACGATACAAACCCTGCAAAAGAAGAGCAGGAGTATGTAGATGCCATTAAAGATGATATTTCTTGGCTAGGTTACAAATGGGCAAATGAATTGTATTCTTCAGATTATTTTCAGCAATTGTATGACTGGGCTATTTTATTGATTAAAGATGGAAAAGCGTATGTAGACAGCCAATCATCTGAAGAAATGAGAGCTCAGAAAGGAACTCCTACTCAAGTTGGAACAAACAGTCCTTTTAGAAATAGAGCTGTAGAAGAAAACTTGGAATTGTTTCAAGGAATGAAAGATGGAAAGTTTAAAGAAGGTGAACATACGTTGCGTGCAAAGATTGATATGGCTAGTGATAACATGCTATTAAGAGATCCTTTAATGTACAGAGTTATGTACAAAGAACACCACAGAACTGGTAACGATTGGTGTATTTACCCAATGTATGACTGGACGCATGGAGAAAGTGATTATTTAGAACAAATTTCGCATTCTTTATGTTCTTTAGAATTTAAACCTCATAGAGATTTATATAATTGGTTTAGAGATAATGTATATGAATACAGTAAATCTGAATTTCCAAATCCGCCAAAACAACGCGAGTTTTCTCGTTTGAATTTGAGTTATACAATTATGAGTAAACGTAAATTGTTGACTTTGGTTGAAAAGAATATTGTTTCTGGATGGGATGATCCAAGAATGCCTACAATTTCTGGTTTAAGAAGACGTGGTTATACACCAAATGCAATAAAGAGTTTTATTGAAACTGTTGGTGTTTCTAAACGTGAAAATGTAATTGATGTTGCTTTATTAGAATTTAAGATTCGTGAAGATTTAAATAATACTGCCAAAAGAGTGATGGCAGTTTTAGATCCTGTAAAAGTAATTATTGATAATTATCCGGAAGGAAAAGAGGAAATGTTAATTGCTAATTATAATGATTATGAAGAGGGCTTTGGCAGTAGAGAAGTTCCTTTTTCTAGAGAAGTTTATATTGAACGTGAAGATTTTAGAGAAGAAGCAAATAAGAAATTCTTTCGATTAAAATTAGGTAAAGAAGTTCGTTTAAAGAATGCCTATTTTATTACAGCAACAAGTTGTGAAAAAGATGAAAATGGGGAAATTACTGTGATTCATTGTACGTATGATCCATTAACAAAATCTGGAATGGATACTGAAGAAAGCAAACGTAAAGTAAAAGGTACTTTGCACTGGGTTTCTGCAAAACACGCTGTTAAAGCAGAAGTTAGAGCTTATGATAGATTGTTTTTAGATGAAGCTCCAGACGCACATAAAGACAAAGATTATATGGAGTTTATAAATCCGAATTCTTTAGAAATTATTACTGCTTTTGTAGAACCAAGTTTGCAAACTGCAAAAATTGGAGAACGTTTTCAGTTTCAACGTTTAGGGTATTTTAATGTGGATGATGATGCTACTTCAGACAATTTAGTATTCAATAAAACTGTTGGATTACGTGATAGTTGGGGAGGAAAATAA
- a CDS encoding S8 family peptidase — MRILKPIFYTAIASLIFTSCKSSISTIAVPAGSDAIVNVTAKKGTLSEDEKNRWSHADLEKDSIPGMSIAKAYTFLEGKKGVIVIVGIADSGIDVAQEDLKEVVWTNTKEIAGNNKDDDKNGYIDDIHGWNFLGNKEGKIVNADQLEITRIVKTGMNKFGNKKASEIAEADKTEFEEFLKIKEEFDKVATAKQEEISNLKKTEERINQIEASFIAVNKIVGKENSTLEDLKGIKPENPAAAAQIADVTNLLKNGMSQSGVKEYKKRLSEYLKKQEEGKSYDLDFNARQTLGDNLYDINDKFYGNNNVIGSKDLEIHGTHVAGIVAASRNNNKGVNGVANNVKIMAVRVVPDGDEHDKDIALGIRYAVDNGAKVINTSFGKGYSPNKEWVYAAIKYAAKKDVLIVNAAGNDGANIDVKKTFPNDSKDLLSEISDNVITIGAMSLHYDEKLPASFSNYGKINVDVFAPGVDIYSTFPKDEYQAISGTSMAAPSTAGVAALVRSYYPELSASQVKHILMNSGVKINFDVIKPGTKDEKVPFADLSVSGRIVNAYNALKMADRIVNRK; from the coding sequence ATGAGAATTTTAAAGCCTATTTTTTATACAGCCATAGCTAGTTTAATTTTTACAAGTTGTAAATCATCAATTTCAACAATAGCTGTTCCTGCAGGGTCAGATGCAATTGTAAATGTTACCGCTAAAAAAGGAACTTTATCAGAAGATGAAAAGAACAGATGGAGTCATGCAGATTTAGAAAAAGATTCTATTCCTGGTATGAGTATTGCAAAAGCATACACTTTTTTAGAAGGTAAAAAAGGAGTAATAGTTATTGTAGGTATTGCAGATTCTGGTATAGATGTAGCGCAAGAAGATTTAAAAGAGGTTGTTTGGACAAATACAAAAGAAATTGCAGGTAATAATAAAGATGATGATAAAAATGGATATATAGATGATATTCATGGGTGGAATTTCTTAGGAAACAAAGAAGGTAAAATTGTAAATGCAGATCAATTAGAAATTACTAGAATTGTAAAAACAGGAATGAATAAATTTGGAAATAAAAAAGCATCAGAAATAGCTGAAGCTGATAAGACTGAATTTGAAGAGTTCTTAAAAATTAAAGAGGAGTTTGATAAAGTTGCCACTGCAAAACAAGAAGAAATTAGCAACTTAAAAAAGACAGAAGAGAGAATCAATCAAATTGAAGCTAGTTTTATTGCAGTCAACAAAATTGTAGGAAAAGAAAATAGTACACTAGAAGATTTAAAAGGTATTAAACCAGAAAATCCAGCAGCAGCTGCACAAATTGCAGATGTTACAAATCTTTTAAAAAACGGAATGTCTCAATCTGGAGTTAAAGAGTATAAAAAAAGACTTTCAGAGTATCTTAAAAAGCAAGAAGAAGGTAAAAGCTATGATTTAGATTTTAATGCTCGTCAAACTTTAGGAGACAATTTATATGATATAAATGATAAATTTTACGGAAACAATAATGTGATTGGTTCTAAAGATTTAGAAATTCATGGTACTCACGTTGCAGGAATTGTAGCTGCATCTAGAAATAATAATAAAGGTGTAAATGGTGTTGCTAATAATGTAAAAATTATGGCTGTAAGAGTTGTTCCTGATGGAGATGAGCATGATAAAGATATTGCCTTAGGAATTAGATATGCAGTAGATAATGGCGCAAAAGTTATTAATACAAGTTTTGGAAAAGGATATTCACCAAACAAAGAATGGGTGTATGCAGCTATAAAATATGCAGCTAAAAAAGATGTGTTAATTGTAAATGCAGCAGGTAATGATGGTGCAAATATAGATGTTAAAAAAACGTTTCCTAATGACTCTAAAGACTTATTAAGTGAAATTTCAGACAATGTTATTACAATTGGAGCAATGAGTTTGCATTATGATGAAAAATTACCAGCTTCTTTTTCTAATTATGGTAAAATTAATGTAGATGTTTTTGCACCGGGTGTAGATATTTATTCAACATTTCCTAAAGATGAATACCAAGCAATTAGTGGTACTTCTATGGCGGCTCCTTCTACTGCAGGTGTTGCTGCTTTGGTGCGTTCTTATTATCCAGAATTATCTGCAAGTCAGGTAAAACATATTTTAATGAATTCTGGAGTAAAAATCAATTTTGATGTTATTAAGCCAGGTACAAAAGATGAAAAAGTTCCTTTTGCA
- a CDS encoding DUF6370 family protein yields MKKLLLLSLFMIAFSCGNKKEIKQVAEVSCGQCQFELDSEDGCSLAVRINNQAYFVDGFNIDDFGDAHDEHTGFCEVVRKAEITGDVVDGRFVASAIKLVE; encoded by the coding sequence ATGAAAAAATTACTTTTACTATCGTTATTTATGATTGCTTTTTCTTGTGGAAACAAAAAAGAAATCAAACAAGTTGCAGAAGTTTCTTGTGGTCAATGTCAATTTGAATTAGATTCTGAAGATGGATGTAGTTTGGCTGTTCGTATTAACAACCAAGCTTATTTTGTTGATGGTTTTAATATTGATGATTTTGGCGATGCTCATGATGAACATACAGGTTTTTGTGAAGTTGTTAGAAAAGCAGAAATTACGGGTGATGTTGTAGATGGAAGATTTGTAGCGAGTGCTATAAAATTGGTTGAGTAA
- a CDS encoding enoyl-CoA hydratase/isomerase family protein — protein sequence MNTNRENGSLYTNIQNKIATIEFGHPASNSFPSELLDRLTTELNSISNNNEVSVVVLKSEGERAFCAGASFDELVSISNLEQGKHFFSGFANVINAMRTCKKLIIGRIQGKTVGGGVGLAAACDYVLATENASIKLSEFTIGIGPFVIAPAVERKIGVAGLSELTLDATSWKNAYWAKEKGLFAKVVETQKELDNEVEVLANKLASYNPEALSQMKKVLWEGTENWKNLLAERASVSGELVLSEFTKKALAKFKK from the coding sequence ATGAATACAAATAGAGAGAATGGAAGTTTATACACCAACATTCAAAATAAAATTGCAACCATAGAATTTGGGCATCCTGCAAGTAATTCTTTTCCAAGTGAACTGCTAGACAGGTTAACCACAGAATTGAATTCAATTTCTAATAATAATGAAGTTTCTGTTGTTGTTTTAAAGTCTGAAGGAGAACGTGCTTTTTGTGCCGGAGCTTCTTTTGATGAATTGGTTTCCATTTCAAATTTAGAACAAGGAAAACATTTTTTCTCTGGTTTTGCAAATGTGATAAATGCTATGAGAACTTGCAAAAAGTTAATTATTGGTAGAATTCAAGGAAAAACAGTTGGAGGAGGCGTTGGTTTAGCTGCTGCTTGTGATTATGTTTTAGCAACAGAAAATGCTTCCATAAAATTATCAGAATTTACAATTGGTATTGGTCCATTTGTAATTGCACCTGCTGTAGAACGTAAAATAGGAGTTGCTGGTTTATCAGAATTAACATTAGATGCAACAAGTTGGAAAAATGCATATTGGGCAAAAGAAAAAGGCTTGTTTGCAAAAGTAGTTGAAACCCAAAAGGAGTTAGATAATGAAGTAGAAGTATTGGCAAACAAATTAGCGTCTTATAACCCTGAAGCTTTATCTCAAATGAAAAAAGTTTTATGGGAAGGAACCGAAAACTGGAAGAACTTATTAGCAGAAAGAGCATCGGTTTCTGGAGAATTAGTTTTGTCAGAATTCACAAAAAAGGCTTTAGCAAAATTTAAAAAATAG
- a CDS encoding MOSC domain-containing protein gives MKIVSTNIGEQKEIDWKGEKVTTGIFKFSVDEPVFLDIEYVKGDAICDRENHGGILQAIYGYSLKHYDFFKPLYPELDWQLGMFGENLTIDDLEETKIHQGDVFKVGDTILEVTVQRNPCYKLGIRFNDMKIVKQFWNTTFCGVYFKVLQTGFVKVGDEFVQIKSCPENLTIADLYAANRVEKGV, from the coding sequence GTGAAAATAGTTTCAACAAATATTGGCGAACAAAAAGAAATTGACTGGAAAGGTGAAAAAGTTACCACAGGCATTTTTAAATTTTCTGTTGATGAACCTGTTTTCTTAGATATTGAATATGTAAAAGGAGATGCAATTTGCGATAGAGAAAATCACGGTGGAATTTTACAAGCTATTTATGGGTATTCTCTAAAACATTACGATTTTTTTAAACCCCTTTATCCAGAATTAGATTGGCAATTAGGTATGTTTGGAGAAAATTTAACGATTGATGATTTAGAAGAAACTAAAATTCATCAAGGAGATGTTTTTAAAGTTGGTGATACAATTCTAGAAGTTACAGTTCAAAGAAACCCTTGTTATAAATTAGGCATTCGTTTTAACGATATGAAAATTGTAAAACAATTTTGGAATACTACTTTTTGTGGTGTTTATTTTAAAGTATTACAAACCGGTTTTGTAAAAGTGGGTGATGAGTTTGTACAAATAAAAAGCTGTCCAGAAAATCTAACGATTGCAGATTTATATGCTGCTAATAGAGTTGAAAAAGGTGTTTAA
- the pgk gene encoding phosphoglycerate kinase, protein MKTLKDFNFKNKKALIRVDFNVPLNDKFEVTDATRIQAAKSTIIDILEQDGSCILMSHLGRPKGFQDEFSLRHIVETATDILGVQVKFVADCIGEKVEEAVANLESGEILLLENLRFYEEEKKGDVAFAEKLSKLGDVYVNDAFGTAHRAHASTTIIAQFFPENKCFGNLLAREIESIDKVLNNSERPVLAILGGAKVSSKITVIENILDKVDHLIIGGGMSFTFIKAQGGSVGNSICEDDKMELALDILKQAKAKGVEIHIPIDVIAADDFSNDANTQILDITKIPDGWQGLDAGPKSREIFDTVVNKCKTILWNGPLGVFEMESFAGGTIALGHSIDKATKNGAFSLVGGGDSVAAVKQFGFADKVSYVSTGGGAMLEMLEGKTLPGINAILK, encoded by the coding sequence ATGAAAACACTAAAAGATTTTAACTTTAAGAATAAGAAAGCGTTAATTCGTGTAGATTTTAATGTGCCTTTAAATGATAAATTTGAAGTAACAGACGCTACCAGAATTCAGGCTGCAAAATCTACTATCATAGATATTTTAGAACAAGACGGAAGTTGTATCTTAATGTCTCATTTAGGACGTCCAAAAGGATTTCAAGATGAATTTTCTTTACGTCATATTGTAGAAACTGCTACAGATATTTTAGGAGTTCAAGTAAAATTTGTTGCAGATTGTATTGGTGAAAAAGTTGAAGAAGCTGTTGCCAATTTAGAATCTGGAGAAATCTTATTGTTAGAAAACTTACGTTTTTACGAAGAAGAGAAAAAAGGAGATGTTGCTTTTGCAGAAAAATTATCGAAATTAGGTGATGTTTATGTAAACGATGCATTTGGTACTGCACACAGAGCACACGCTTCAACAACAATTATTGCTCAGTTTTTTCCTGAAAACAAATGTTTTGGAAACTTATTAGCAAGGGAAATTGAAAGTATAGATAAAGTATTAAACAATTCTGAAAGACCCGTGTTAGCAATTTTAGGAGGTGCAAAAGTATCGTCTAAAATAACTGTTATTGAAAATATTTTAGATAAAGTAGATCACTTAATTATTGGTGGAGGAATGAGTTTTACTTTTATTAAAGCACAAGGAGGATCTGTTGGAAATTCTATTTGTGAAGATGATAAAATGGAATTGGCTTTAGATATTTTAAAGCAAGCAAAAGCTAAAGGAGTTGAAATTCATATTCCAATAGATGTTATTGCTGCAGATGATTTTTCTAATGATGCGAATACTCAGATTTTAGACATTACTAAAATTCCAGATGGATGGCAAGGACTTGATGCTGGACCAAAATCTAGAGAAATTTTTGATACTGTTGTTAACAAGTGTAAAACTATTTTATGGAACGGACCTTTAGGGGTTTTTGAAATGGAATCTTTTGCAGGAGGAACAATTGCTTTAGGTCATTCTATTGACAAAGCAACTAAAAACGGCGCCTTCTCTTTAGTTGGAGGTGGAGATTCTGTTGCTGCTGTTAAACAATTCGGTTTTGCAGATAAAGTAAGTTATGTTTCTACTGGTGGTGGTGCTATGTTAGAAATGTTAGAAGGAAAAACGTTACCAGGAATTAATGCTATCTTAAAATAG
- a CDS encoding zinc ribbon domain-containing protein, whose protein sequence is MSDQIRNYTCPKCNSKTYKLGQMRATGGTLSKIFDIQNQKFTSVTCERCTYTEFYKTKTSAISNVFDFFTS, encoded by the coding sequence ATGAGCGATCAAATAAGAAATTACACGTGCCCAAAATGCAATAGCAAAACCTATAAATTGGGTCAAATGCGAGCAACTGGAGGTACATTATCAAAAATTTTCGATATTCAAAATCAGAAATTTACCAGTGTAACTTGTGAGCGTTGTACCTATACAGAATTTTACAAAACCAAAACCAGTGCAATTAGCAACGTTTTCGACTTTTTTACGAGTTAA
- a CDS encoding aldo/keto reductase has product MKYTKLPHTDIKVSKICLGTMTWGKQNTQEEGFEQMDYALDQGVNFFDTAELYSVPATPDTYGSTETIIGNWFKKTGNRDKIVLTSKIAGPGPYTAHIRENGFAKEAIIAAVEGSLKRLQTEYIDLYQLHWPERGVNTFGLRDYPYKTSRKEAENHREILETLQDLIKQGKIRQVGLSNETPWGTMQYLQTAKELNLPRMITMQNSYSLVHRSYEYGMSEVSMREDIGLLAYSPLAQGVLTGKYLRGQKPADARGILFPNYILRYQSDLVQQAVLQYEAIAKKHGITLTELSLAYINQLPFVTSNIIGATKMSQLKENIGSIHINLSEEALNAIEAVHNLIPNPAP; this is encoded by the coding sequence ATGAAATACACAAAATTACCACATACAGACATAAAAGTTAGTAAAATTTGTTTAGGAACCATGACTTGGGGTAAACAAAACACGCAAGAAGAAGGTTTTGAACAAATGGATTATGCGTTAGATCAAGGAGTAAATTTCTTCGATACCGCAGAACTATATTCAGTTCCTGCAACTCCAGATACGTATGGTTCTACAGAAACAATTATTGGAAACTGGTTTAAGAAAACAGGAAATAGAGATAAAATTGTTTTAACAAGTAAAATTGCGGGTCCAGGACCTTACACTGCTCATATTAGAGAGAATGGTTTTGCTAAAGAAGCAATTATAGCCGCTGTAGAAGGCAGTTTAAAAAGATTGCAAACAGAGTATATAGATTTATATCAATTGCATTGGCCAGAACGAGGAGTTAATACTTTTGGATTGAGAGATTATCCTTATAAAACGTCAAGAAAAGAAGCAGAAAATCATAGAGAGATTTTAGAAACTTTACAAGATTTAATCAAACAAGGAAAAATAAGACAAGTAGGTTTGTCTAATGAAACTCCTTGGGGAACAATGCAATATTTGCAAACCGCAAAAGAATTGAATTTACCAAGAATGATTACCATGCAAAATTCGTATTCTTTAGTGCATAGAAGTTATGAATACGGAATGTCTGAAGTTTCTATGAGAGAAGATATTGGTTTATTGGCGTATTCTCCTTTAGCACAAGGTGTGTTAACAGGCAAATATTTAAGAGGACAAAAACCTGCAGATGCTAGAGGAATTTTATTTCCTAATTATATTTTAAGATACCAATCAGATTTGGTGCAACAAGCGGTTTTACAATATGAAGCAATCGCTAAAAAACACGGAATTACTTTAACAGAACTCTCTTTAGCTTACATAAACCAGTTACCATTTGTTACTAGTAATATTATTGGAGCAACAAAAATGAGTCAGTTAAAAGAAAATATAGGAAGTATACATATTAATTTATCTGAAGAAGCTTTGAATGCTATTGAAGCAGTACATAATTTAATCCCTAATCCTGCGCCTTAG
- a CDS encoding MBL fold metallo-hydrolase — MKIYPIETGKFKLDGGAMFGVVPKTIWQKTNPADSNNLIDMSMRCMLIEDGNRLILIDTGLGAKQSDKFFGYYFLFGDFSLDTSLAKYGFHRDDITDVFLTHLHFDHCGGVIEWNSTKTLLQPAFKNALFWSNQNHWKWATEPNPREKASFLKENINPIKESGQLNFIHRNAKDQIGFDVLFMDGHTEKQMLPKLNYQGKTIVFMADLLPTVGHIPLPYVMGYDTRPLLTIKEKAAFLNEAADHNYYLFLEHDAANEICTVKHTEKGVRLKNTHKFIDIFN; from the coding sequence ATGAAGATTTACCCCATAGAAACTGGAAAATTTAAATTAGATGGAGGTGCAATGTTTGGCGTTGTTCCTAAAACTATTTGGCAAAAAACAAATCCGGCAGACAGCAACAATTTAATAGATATGAGCATGAGGTGCATGCTTATAGAAGATGGTAATCGATTAATTTTAATTGATACTGGATTAGGTGCTAAACAATCAGATAAATTTTTTGGCTATTATTTTCTCTTTGGAGATTTTTCTTTAGATACTTCTTTGGCAAAATATGGTTTTCATAGAGATGATATTACAGATGTTTTTTTAACCCATCTTCATTTTGATCATTGTGGTGGCGTTATAGAATGGAACTCTACTAAAACATTATTACAACCCGCTTTTAAAAATGCACTATTTTGGTCTAATCAAAATCATTGGAAATGGGCTACAGAACCAAATCCAAGAGAAAAAGCATCCTTTTTAAAAGAAAATATAAACCCAATAAAAGAAAGTGGACAACTAAACTTTATCCACAGAAATGCAAAAGACCAAATTGGTTTTGATGTATTATTTATGGATGGTCATACAGAAAAACAAATGTTACCAAAATTAAATTATCAAGGTAAAACAATTGTTTTTATGGCAGACTTATTGCCAACAGTTGGGCATATTCCTTTGCCTTATGTTATGGGTTATGATACAAGGCCTTTACTTACTATTAAAGAAAAAGCAGCTTTTTTAAATGAAGCAGCGGATCATAATTATTACCTTTTTTTAGAGCATGATGCTGCAAATGAAATCTGTACTGTAAAGCATACAGAAAAGGGAGTTAGATTAAAAAACACACATAAATTTATAGATATATTTAATTAA
- the folB gene encoding dihydroneopterin aldolase: MGIIQVNNIKLHAFHGCLEEESKIGSEYSIDVQVVADLRKSARTDKLSDTVDYVHLNHVVKEEMAIRSELLEEVAQRILNRLFKEIRKIKKAKVSVAKINPPIGGNVEEVVVILTKKR; encoded by the coding sequence ATGGGCATAATACAGGTAAACAATATTAAACTCCATGCATTTCACGGGTGTTTAGAAGAAGAGTCTAAAATAGGTAGTGAATACAGCATTGATGTTCAGGTAGTGGCTGATTTAAGAAAATCTGCAAGAACAGACAAATTATCAGATACAGTAGATTATGTTCATTTAAACCATGTTGTAAAAGAAGAAATGGCCATTCGTTCAGAACTATTAGAAGAAGTTGCACAACGTATCTTAAATCGCTTATTTAAAGAAATTAGAAAGATTAAAAAAGCAAAAGTTTCTGTTGCAAAAATTAATCCACCAATAGGAGGAAACGTAGAAGAGGTTGTTGTAATTCTAACAAAAAAACGATAA
- a CDS encoding DNA polymerase III subunit delta': MLFNQIIGQEHIKKHLKVSAENGRIPHAQLFVGKEGCGTLPMAIAYAQYLLCNFSDDVDVCNSKCNKLQHPDLHFAFPVTTNEAVKKHPVSNLFLEDWRQFIEEQPYASLFNWLQHIGVENKQGNIGVDEAEDVVKRLQLKSYEGGYKVMIIWMAEKMNIAAANKLLKLIEEPPKKTVFLLITENEEQIINTIKSRCQALHFPVLSEQDIANALVEKEQCSENEATKIAHQAEGNYNKALHLLNNDSSDLIFEEWFIAWIRTAFKAKGNAAVVQQLISWSDTIAKTGRETQKRFLDYCLQFFRQALLMNYKSDSLVFMETKTGFNLSKFAPFVHSGNILEIEKELNDAMYHIERNGNAKIILLDLSMKLTRFLHKKEEKV, encoded by the coding sequence ATGCTTTTCAACCAAATTATCGGTCAAGAACACATTAAAAAACACTTAAAAGTGTCTGCTGAAAACGGCAGAATTCCGCACGCACAATTATTTGTGGGTAAAGAAGGCTGTGGAACTTTACCAATGGCAATTGCGTATGCACAATATTTGCTATGTAATTTTTCTGACGATGTAGACGTTTGTAATAGTAAGTGCAATAAGTTACAACACCCAGATTTACATTTTGCTTTTCCTGTAACAACAAACGAAGCTGTAAAAAAACATCCTGTTAGTAATTTATTCTTAGAAGATTGGCGTCAATTTATAGAAGAACAACCGTATGCAAGTTTATTTAATTGGCTGCAACACATTGGTGTAGAAAATAAGCAAGGTAATATTGGGGTTGATGAAGCAGAAGATGTTGTTAAAAGATTACAACTAAAAAGCTACGAAGGTGGTTATAAAGTAATGATTATTTGGATGGCTGAAAAAATGAACATTGCAGCTGCAAATAAGTTATTAAAATTAATTGAAGAACCACCAAAAAAGACTGTTTTCTTATTAATTACAGAAAACGAAGAGCAAATTATAAATACTATAAAATCTCGTTGCCAAGCTTTACATTTTCCTGTTTTAAGTGAACAAGATATTGCAAATGCATTGGTAGAAAAAGAACAATGTTCTGAAAATGAAGCCACAAAAATTGCACATCAGGCAGAAGGAAATTACAACAAAGCACTTCATTTATTAAATAATGATTCTAGCGATTTAATTTTTGAAGAATGGTTTATTGCTTGGATTAGAACCGCTTTTAAAGCAAAAGGAAACGCTGCTGTTGTACAACAATTAATTTCTTGGTCTGATACGATTGCAAAAACAGGTCGTGAAACTCAAAAGCGTTTTTTAGACTATTGCTTACAATTTTTTAGACAAGCTTTATTAATGAATTACAAATCTGATTCTTTAGTTTTTATGGAAACTAAAACTGGGTTTAACCTTTCTAAATTTGCTCCTTTTGTACATTCTGGGAATATTCTAGAAATTGAGAAAGAGCTAAATGATGCCATGTATCATATAGAAAGAAACGGAAATGCTAAAATTATTTTGTTAGATCTTTCTATGAAACTCACTCGTTTTTTACATAAAAAAGAAGAAAAGGTTTAG
- a CDS encoding type II toxin-antitoxin system RelE/ParE family toxin — protein MEIIYLRQALKDVNKIKNSKLKLKLAEVVANLKIAENLSDIKNVKAISGHPEAYRIRIGDYRLGIFYSEETITIARFMKRNDIYKLFP, from the coding sequence ATGGAAATTATTTATTTACGTCAGGCCTTAAAAGATGTAAACAAAATTAAAAACAGTAAGTTAAAACTGAAATTAGCTGAAGTTGTGGCTAATTTAAAAATAGCTGAAAATTTATCAGACATTAAAAATGTAAAAGCAATCTCTGGCCATCCAGAAGCTTATAGAATTAGAATTGGTGATTATAGATTAGGAATTTTTTATTCTGAAGAAACAATTACAATTGCCCGTTTTATGAAACGAAACGATATTTATAAATTATTTCCATAA